Proteins encoded by one window of Ignavibacteriota bacterium:
- a CDS encoding tetratricopeptide repeat protein, giving the protein MNFVKKMFYGKKLEMFLESGRENVISGNYYMAIKDFTFALEIDEKNEEALLNRGMLHYKVKHYLDSLYDLQLLEKIKLDYNPLQNFFLSKVYLKLNDTKNASAYASKYYKSNPNDHKIQFFTARMKYFNGEYEEALILADRICELMPKNFNIRYLHGLINFALKKYDSALIDINKAIEISSEEDYLFNLRGLINVECEKFSEAIENFEYAIKINPEKACYHFNKAKILYQINEFEEAKRSIDKSLEIEPNNKYAILLKAELNNLSENYEGMIEDLDLYQTFEPGNTNIILKKAALKTMIYDFEGAKNDILAAIKLKNNDANLYYHLAFTEYKLNNFSSALESLEKCIQFNSEMSDAYLQKGILEFLSQNYQKANLTLEEYLKLNPDSENAVIIKIQCLVKLGLLKEAQTEIENYKDISLSDDFKILSSKINYANGNVKTAQKEIQDAVNSGKFNKSIEIVNNALKLEAGLTNEIREINENKQAEIFKVDSQILNALISFEKDHYHTVKYKLSNINNLEKHTEEKLKPLTNYVNKQIG; this is encoded by the coding sequence ATGAATTTTGTAAAAAAAATGTTCTATGGCAAAAAATTAGAAATGTTTCTTGAAAGCGGAAGAGAAAATGTCATAAGCGGAAATTATTATATGGCAATTAAAGATTTTACTTTTGCTTTAGAAATTGACGAAAAAAACGAAGAAGCTTTACTGAACAGAGGAATGCTTCATTATAAGGTTAAACATTATTTAGATTCACTTTACGATTTACAACTTTTAGAAAAAATAAAACTTGATTACAACCCGCTTCAAAATTTTTTTCTATCAAAAGTATATCTTAAATTAAATGATACTAAAAACGCATCAGCCTACGCTTCAAAATATTATAAATCAAATCCTAATGATCATAAAATTCAGTTCTTTACCGCGCGTATGAAATATTTTAATGGGGAATATGAAGAAGCTTTAATTCTTGCCGACAGAATTTGTGAGTTAATGCCTAAAAATTTCAACATAAGATATTTACATGGATTGATAAATTTTGCTTTAAAAAAATATGATTCTGCTTTGATTGATATAAATAAAGCAATTGAAATTTCTTCAGAAGAAGATTATCTATTTAATCTAAGAGGTTTGATAAATGTGGAATGTGAAAAATTTTCAGAAGCAATTGAAAATTTTGAATATGCTATAAAAATCAATCCCGAAAAAGCATGTTACCATTTTAATAAAGCCAAAATTCTTTATCAAATTAATGAGTTTGAAGAAGCTAAGCGATCAATTGATAAATCATTGGAAATTGAGCCCAACAATAAATACGCAATTTTACTAAAAGCCGAATTAAATAATCTTTCTGAAAATTATGAAGGAATGATTGAAGATTTAGATTTATACCAAACATTTGAACCTGGAAATACAAATATTATTTTAAAAAAAGCCGCTCTTAAAACGATGATTTATGATTTTGAAGGGGCAAAAAATGATATTCTTGCTGCAATTAAATTGAAAAATAACGATGCAAATTTATATTATCATTTAGCTTTTACCGAATATAAATTAAATAATTTTTCTTCTGCTTTAGAAAGTTTGGAAAAATGCATTCAATTTAATTCTGAAATGAGTGATGCATATTTGCAGAAAGGAATTTTGGAGTTTTTGAGTCAAAATTATCAGAAAGCAAATTTAACATTAGAAGAATACCTAAAGTTGAATCCCGATTCTGAGAATGCTGTTATTATTAAAATTCAATGTTTAGTTAAATTAGGTTTACTCAAAGAAGCCCAAACCGAGATCGAAAACTATAAAGATATTTCTTTAAGTGATGATTTTAAAATTTTGAGCTCCAAAATTAATTATGCCAATGGTAACGTTAAAACCGCTCAAAAAGAAATTCAAGATGCAGTGAATAGCGGCAAGTTTAATAAAAGTATAGAAATAGTTAACAACGCTTTAAAATTGGAAGCTGGTTTGACTAATGAAATTAGAGAAATCAACGAAAATAAACAGGCTGAAATTTTTAAAGTTGATTCTCAGATTTTAAACGCATTAATAAGCTTTGAAAAAGATCATTATCATACCGTTAAATATAAATTATCGAATATTAATAATTTAGAAAAACACACTGAAGAGAAATTAAAGCCTTTAACTAATTACGTAAATAAGCAAATTGGATAA
- a CDS encoding integration host factor subunit beta, which yields MTKADIVEKVASGTGLTKLETEAIIEGFLNTVIQSLREGNSIEIRGFGSYKTKKKNARYARNPRSGVKVYVPEHYVPVFKFSKDFKSAVDRGMKNSGSEE from the coding sequence ATGACAAAAGCTGATATTGTAGAAAAAGTAGCTTCGGGAACCGGATTAACAAAATTAGAAACCGAAGCAATTATAGAAGGATTTCTAAATACTGTTATTCAGTCTTTACGCGAAGGCAATAGTATTGAAATAAGAGGATTCGGAAGCTATAAAACTAAGAAAAAAAATGCTCGATATGCTAGAAACCCAAGATCAGGAGTTAAAGTTTATGTCCCGGAGCATTATGTGCCGGTTTTTAAATTTTCAAAAGATTTTAAATCTGCTGTTGATAGAGGAATGAAAAATTCAGGTTCTGAAGAATAA
- a CDS encoding tetratricopeptide repeat protein, which yields MGKEIKKEISNLQLFITILSLSTIGIFLLIISGIFDTPEPNIIPNTNNNLNQQNQQSVDLNKISEINKLEEEFKNNPNDHELLLSLGHMLNDNGFYQRAIDKYDQYLKLHPDNVDVIVDMGVCYFELKNYNESITTIENAVKLNPKHQIANFNLGIVNLANGNSEKAKEWWGKARDIDPNSNIGKKAEELLKTNN from the coding sequence ATGGGAAAAGAAATAAAAAAAGAAATTTCAAACTTACAACTTTTTATTACAATTTTAAGCCTTTCAACTATTGGAATATTTTTGTTAATTATTTCAGGAATTTTTGATACCCCTGAACCAAACATAATTCCGAATACAAATAATAATTTAAATCAGCAAAATCAGCAGTCCGTTGACTTAAATAAAATTAGTGAAATAAATAAACTTGAAGAAGAGTTTAAGAATAATCCAAATGATCATGAACTTTTATTGAGTTTGGGACATATGCTTAATGATAACGGATTTTATCAAAGAGCTATTGATAAATATGATCAATATTTAAAACTTCACCCCGATAATGTAGATGTTATTGTTGATATGGGAGTTTGTTATTTTGAATTAAAGAATTATAATGAATCTATAACTACAATAGAAAATGCGGTGAAATTGAATCCCAAGCATCAAATTGCAAATTTTAATTTGGGAATTGTAAATTTAGCAAATGGCAATAGCGAAAAAGCAAAAGAATGGTGGGGAAAGGCTCGTGATATTGATCCCAACTCTAACATTGGAAAAAAAGCAGAAGAATTATTAAAAACAAATAACTAG
- a CDS encoding DUF4153 domain-containing protein: protein MKNKIIENINNPEMLEYLYRKNKNDFSNSFFEISKDYNTDLVKFWKLRLTEEKDSKFIKISKYDFFTILIITFFTGIILKIPNLLPNINADFFYLKYLAIFVFNGLIVFTFLQNKIFDRKKIFIYLLVIFALVIYVYFLPNIKSDSILLTFMHVPFLMWCLFGLIFISFDYKNLEKRFQFIRFNGELLIMTGLLFIACGFLTGITFALFTAIGMNIQQFYLENIGVFGGTAVPIVAYYLIKIYPDITSKISPVIARIFTPLILIMLIAYLITIVFSNNKFLVDRNLLIVFNLMLFIVTAIIVFSISEQNKTNDKNINILILFALAITAIIINSIALTAIVSRVLTGVTPNRLAVLISNILIFMNLILIAKDLFRSYYQIKFLNTVEITVAKFLTVYMIYTILMIFIFPFLFGFK from the coding sequence ATGAAAAACAAAATAATTGAAAATATAAATAATCCGGAAATGCTTGAATATCTCTATAGAAAAAATAAAAATGATTTCTCGAATTCGTTTTTTGAAATTTCGAAGGATTATAATACTGACTTAGTAAAATTTTGGAAGTTACGTCTTACTGAGGAAAAAGATAGCAAATTTATAAAAATTTCGAAGTATGATTTTTTTACGATTCTAATAATTACTTTTTTCACCGGAATTATTCTTAAAATTCCCAATTTATTGCCAAATATTAATGCAGATTTTTTTTACTTAAAGTATTTGGCAATTTTTGTTTTTAACGGTTTAATAGTTTTTACGTTCCTGCAAAATAAAATTTTCGATAGAAAGAAAATTTTTATTTATCTGCTCGTAATTTTTGCCTTAGTGATTTACGTTTATTTTCTCCCAAATATCAAAAGTGATTCAATATTATTAACTTTTATGCATGTTCCGTTTTTAATGTGGTGTTTATTCGGTTTGATATTTATTTCTTTCGATTATAAAAATTTGGAAAAACGATTTCAGTTCATTCGTTTCAACGGCGAACTTTTGATTATGACAGGATTATTGTTTATTGCCTGCGGATTTCTTACCGGAATTACATTTGCGTTATTTACCGCTATAGGTATGAATATTCAGCAATTCTACTTAGAAAATATTGGAGTTTTTGGCGGTACTGCCGTCCCAATTGTTGCTTATTATTTGATCAAAATTTATCCAGATATAACGAGTAAAATTTCTCCTGTGATCGCAAGAATTTTTACCCCGCTAATTTTAATAATGCTGATTGCCTATTTGATAACAATTGTTTTTTCCAATAATAAATTTTTAGTTGATAGAAATCTTTTGATTGTTTTTAATCTTATGCTTTTTATCGTAACCGCAATAATAGTATTTTCGATTTCAGAACAAAATAAAACAAATGACAAGAATATTAATATACTGATTCTGTTTGCTTTGGCAATTACCGCAATCATTATTAATTCAATTGCTTTAACTGCGATAGTATCACGCGTATTAACCGGAGTTACGCCAAACAGACTTGCAGTTCTAATTTCCAATATATTAATTTTCATGAATTTAATTTTAATCGCAAAGGATTTATTCAGATCTTATTACCAAATTAAGTTTCTTAATACAGTTGAAATCACAGTAGCAAAATTTTTAACTGTGTATATGATTTACACAATACTAATGATTTTTATATTTCCGTTTTTATTTGGATTTAAATAG
- a CDS encoding TetR/AcrR family transcriptional regulator, with the protein MLEEQVTKKRILDKSHEMFQKFGYSKVTMEEIAQNLGISKKTLYKFFSNKKHILTEVISSVKCEVEQKFEIVLSDENSDFIQKLQGVFDIIGENVKYMQGHLTSDIILNHPEIWSEIQEFKRKKSHVQFSRLIEQGMREGFIKSDISSQLTVLVYSAALREIMVPDILSQIPMSKNQVYHEIIKMLFEGILSEKGRFRYINLQFDSKDKSEVF; encoded by the coding sequence ATGTTGGAAGAACAAGTAACAAAGAAAAGAATTTTAGATAAATCCCATGAAATGTTTCAAAAATTTGGCTATTCAAAAGTGACGATGGAAGAAATTGCTCAAAATCTTGGAATTAGTAAAAAAACGCTTTACAAATTTTTTTCAAATAAAAAACACATTTTAACAGAAGTAATCTCTTCGGTTAAATGTGAAGTTGAACAAAAATTTGAAATAGTTCTTTCAGATGAAAATTCAGATTTTATTCAAAAACTTCAAGGTGTTTTTGATATAATTGGTGAAAATGTAAAATATATGCAGGGTCATCTTACAAGTGATATAATTTTAAATCATCCGGAAATATGGAGTGAAATTCAAGAGTTTAAGCGTAAAAAGAGTCACGTACAATTTTCGCGTTTAATTGAGCAAGGGATGCGGGAAGGTTTCATAAAATCGGATATTTCGAGTCAGCTTACTGTTCTGGTTTACAGTGCGGCGCTCAGAGAAATAATGGTTCCCGATATATTGTCTCAAATTCCAATGTCAAAAAATCAAGTCTATCATGAAATTATAAAAATGTTGTTTGAGGGAATTCTATCTGAAAAGGGAAGATTCCGTTACATTAACTTACAGTTCGATTCAAAAGATAAATCGGAGGTATTCTAA
- a CDS encoding TolC family protein, with protein MKTNIIKYFFLLTFTGFAVNYLNAQDILKLNVNEAIEIGLKNSKMLNSSLARLKSSEAKLKETDASRLPSLKFSTGYTRLSNVDPFSITTPFGTFNISPSILNNYQTKLSLAQPIFTGFKLQSLSEMAEYSASATNEEFNKDKNDLIFNIRNSYWGLFKAVQIKKVIDENVDQINVHLNDAKNLLNQGMLTNNDILKIEVQYYDALLHQVDVNNNLKLAMINLNSIMGISLNTEIEIETLPNQSNEEFDELNNLVNNAINNRSEIKSANYKIKAGESGITLAKSNWYPQILLFSNFYYSRPNPRIVPGQDKFNETWDAGISLNWDVWNWFSTSYQTEQAEAVLTQTRDGLGIIKDAVTLEVTQNYLTVNQNKLKIDISEKGLTQAEENMRIINEKFKLGLVTSSDVIDADVALLQAKTNYTNTIVDYELAKAKLHKSLGE; from the coding sequence TTGAAAACTAATATTATAAAATATTTTTTCTTACTTACATTTACTGGCTTTGCCGTAAATTATCTAAATGCTCAGGATATATTAAAATTAAATGTAAATGAAGCTATTGAGATTGGGTTAAAAAATAGTAAAATGCTTAATTCTTCTTTAGCAAGGTTAAAATCTAGCGAAGCAAAATTAAAAGAAACGGATGCTTCAAGACTTCCGTCATTAAAATTCAGCACTGGTTATACAAGATTAAGCAATGTTGATCCTTTCAGTATCACAACACCATTTGGTACTTTTAATATTTCACCGTCAATTTTAAATAATTATCAAACTAAACTTTCTTTGGCGCAGCCTATTTTTACGGGTTTCAAATTACAGAGTTTAAGTGAAATGGCTGAATATTCCGCCAGCGCGACTAATGAAGAATTTAATAAGGATAAAAACGATTTGATCTTTAATATCAGAAACAGTTATTGGGGATTATTTAAAGCTGTACAGATAAAAAAAGTCATTGATGAAAATGTTGATCAAATAAATGTGCATTTGAATGACGCAAAAAATTTACTAAATCAAGGAATGCTAACAAATAATGATATACTTAAAATAGAAGTTCAATACTATGATGCGCTGCTTCATCAAGTTGATGTAAACAACAATCTCAAACTTGCAATGATCAATTTAAATAGCATTATGGGAATATCATTAAACACCGAGATAGAAATTGAAACTCTACCGAATCAAAGTAATGAAGAATTTGATGAGTTAAATAATTTAGTGAATAATGCAATTAACAACAGATCAGAAATAAAATCTGCGAACTACAAAATTAAGGCTGGCGAAAGCGGAATTACACTGGCAAAATCAAATTGGTATCCGCAAATTCTTTTATTCTCTAATTTTTATTACAGCCGTCCAAATCCTAGAATTGTACCGGGACAAGATAAATTCAACGAAACATGGGATGCTGGTATTTCGCTCAATTGGGATGTATGGAATTGGTTTTCAACTTCGTATCAAACCGAGCAAGCAGAAGCCGTACTTACGCAGACCAGGGACGGATTAGGAATTATTAAAGATGCAGTTACACTTGAAGTTACGCAGAATTATTTAACTGTTAATCAGAATAAATTAAAAATTGATATTTCTGAAAAAGGCTTAACACAGGCAGAAGAAAATATGCGCATAATAAATGAAAAGTTTAAACTTGGATTGGTTACAAGTTCAGATGTTATTGACGCGGACGTTGCGCTTCTGCAGGCAAAAACAAATTATACAAATACAATTGTAGATTACGAATTGGCAAAAGCCAAACTTCATAAATCATTAGGTGAATAG
- a CDS encoding efflux RND transporter periplasmic adaptor subunit, whose translation MKKSKYIIIAVVMFVAVILLLFYNKKKIQAQSKIEYREKFYVSVAKAESKIPTENISLVGTITANNDVNIISETSGRVTQVLANVGDYKQAGSVIVQVDDELKKAAYSSALANYEKSKKDFERMQSLLESKSASDVQFDAAKLAYVNAESQFIIAKRQLNDTKITTPISGYITSRLVDVGSYVASGPNATMIANVVDISKLKVKVNISEKDAFLLKSGDNVEVTTDVYPDAKYLGKIASISSKGDEAHTYPIEISIQNRQEKPLKAGMFARIYFSSLVNSHLILIPREAIVGSIRTPQVFVVKDGTARLRDISVGNQYDTFVEVINGVNEGDDVVISGQNLIQNNFKVEIVK comes from the coding sequence ATGAAAAAATCAAAATATATTATTATAGCTGTTGTAATGTTTGTTGCTGTAATATTGTTATTATTCTATAATAAGAAAAAAATTCAAGCTCAGTCAAAGATCGAATATCGCGAGAAATTTTATGTGTCTGTCGCAAAAGCCGAAAGTAAAATTCCAACTGAAAATATTTCCTTAGTCGGGACCATAACGGCAAACAACGATGTGAATATTATTTCAGAGACAAGCGGCAGAGTTACTCAGGTTCTTGCTAATGTTGGTGATTATAAACAAGCTGGTTCAGTTATAGTTCAAGTTGATGATGAATTAAAGAAAGCAGCATACAGTTCAGCACTCGCAAATTATGAAAAATCAAAAAAAGATTTTGAAAGAATGCAGTCGCTGCTTGAATCAAAATCTGCTTCTGATGTTCAGTTTGACGCGGCAAAATTAGCTTACGTTAATGCCGAAAGTCAATTTATAATTGCCAAACGTCAACTGAATGATACAAAAATTACAACTCCTATTTCAGGCTATATAACCTCTCGTTTAGTAGATGTTGGTTCTTATGTAGCAAGCGGACCAAATGCAACTATGATTGCTAATGTTGTTGACATATCAAAATTAAAAGTCAAAGTTAACATTTCTGAAAAAGATGCTTTTCTTTTAAAATCCGGCGATAACGTAGAAGTGACGACTGATGTTTACCCCGATGCAAAATATTTAGGAAAAATTGCAAGTATATCATCTAAAGGAGACGAAGCGCATACATATCCTATTGAGATCTCAATTCAAAATAGGCAAGAAAAACCGCTTAAAGCCGGCATGTTTGCAAGAATTTATTTCTCCAGCCTTGTAAATTCTCATCTAATATTAATTCCAAGAGAAGCAATTGTAGGCAGCATCCGTACTCCACAAGTTTTTGTTGTAAAAGATGGAACCGCAAGACTCAGAGATATTTCGGTTGGTAATCAATACGATACTTTTGTTGAAGTAATAAATGGAGTTAATGAAGGAGACGATGTTGTGATAAGCGGTCAAAATTTAATTCAAAATAATTTTAAAGTCGAAATAGTAAAATAA
- a CDS encoding efflux RND transporter permease subunit, whose product MTLTEIAIKRPSLIIVIFTALAVLGIFSFNQLDYELLPKFSPPIVTVTTIYPGASPSEVETGITKVVEDALSGMDKISEIRSQSFEGVSFVTIELLQSANPDIALQDAQRKISEVLSKFPNGAKSPTISKIAIDEIPVIRSGVTSNLPPKEFNTFLKDQVKPHLSKISGVGQITLIGGDEREIQVNLDRQKLKSFGLSISQVAQIVKASNLDFPTGNIKDSDEQFVVRVSGKFNNLNELRNLAIGVSRNGGAIKLSDVAEINNGIKDYTNHVRINGVSTVALFISKQSDANAVDVSKLSRKSISELEEKYKSINLKFNIVQDGSLFTIDAANAVKEDLAIAVLLVALVMLMFLHSIRNSVIVMIAIPSSLISTFAVMYAFNFTLNMMTLLGLSLVVGILVDDSIVVLENIYHHIEKGEDKKVAALRGRNEIGFAALAITLVDVVVFLPIALVGGIIGNIMRQFALVVVFSTLMSLFVSFTITPMLASRFAKLERLTSKTLLGRFALGFEKIYHIVADDYIKILKWALVNRGKVVIATVVLFIASFALIPLGFIGSEFISVADRGEFAVTVELPLGTKLEQTNIVSRQIENMLNNMPEVEKTFVNVGTSSEGLIGFASNNITEINVALVEKNKRKKSTNEMIAYIKEKLVLIPGIKARVNPIGIFGVANQTPIQLLVTGPNYDDVIIASKIVEEKVKTVQGTADVRLSSEEGKPESRIIIDRDKMNFLGLTLAEVGQTLRIALTGDDESKFRDGPNEYDIRIRLDEFDRAKTSDLENITFVNRKGQQIELNQFATVERNLGPTKLQRQDRNASVTVYSQVVGKPSGSVSADIENALKNVKLPKNVVISFSGDVKNQKQSFADLGLAMFAAIIFTYLIMVALYDSFVYPFVVLFSIPLAMIGAFLALALTMKSLSIFSILGVIMLVGLVGKNAILLVDRTNAVRAEGLNVYDALIDAGKMRLRPILMTTFTMIFGMLPIALSASAGGEWKSGLAWAIVGGLTSSLVLTLVFVPIVYSKTEELRVSIPRFFKKFIPKKQKMAEA is encoded by the coding sequence ATGACATTAACTGAAATAGCAATTAAAAGACCATCTCTTATAATTGTAATTTTTACTGCTCTTGCAGTACTTGGAATATTTAGTTTCAATCAGTTGGATTATGAACTATTGCCTAAATTTTCACCGCCAATTGTAACCGTAACAACAATCTATCCGGGCGCTTCTCCTTCCGAAGTGGAAACCGGTATAACAAAAGTAGTTGAAGACGCACTTTCCGGAATGGATAAAATTTCCGAAATCAGATCTCAATCATTTGAAGGTGTTTCATTTGTAACTATTGAATTGCTGCAGTCTGCAAATCCTGATATTGCATTACAAGATGCACAAAGAAAAATCAGCGAAGTTTTATCAAAATTTCCTAACGGCGCAAAGTCGCCTACAATCTCAAAAATAGCTATTGATGAAATACCAGTTATTCGATCGGGAGTAACTTCAAATTTACCTCCAAAGGAATTTAATACCTTTTTAAAAGATCAAGTTAAACCTCATCTTTCAAAAATTTCGGGGGTTGGACAAATAACACTGATAGGCGGTGATGAAAGGGAAATTCAAGTTAATCTTGATCGCCAAAAATTAAAATCATTCGGTTTATCAATTTCTCAAGTGGCTCAAATTGTAAAAGCGTCTAACCTAGATTTTCCCACAGGAAATATTAAAGATTCCGACGAACAATTTGTAGTTCGTGTTTCCGGAAAATTTAATAATCTAAATGAATTGCGAAATCTTGCTATTGGAGTTTCAAGAAATGGCGGCGCAATTAAACTTAGTGATGTAGCGGAAATAAATAACGGAATTAAAGATTATACAAATCACGTTAGAATAAATGGTGTCTCGACAGTCGCGTTGTTTATTTCCAAACAATCAGATGCCAACGCGGTTGATGTCAGTAAATTATCTCGAAAAAGTATTTCCGAATTGGAAGAAAAATATAAATCTATAAACTTAAAATTCAATATTGTGCAGGATGGTTCACTCTTTACAATAGATGCCGCTAATGCAGTTAAGGAAGATTTGGCAATTGCGGTTTTACTAGTTGCTTTAGTAATGCTGATGTTTCTTCATAGTATAAGAAATTCAGTAATTGTTATGATCGCAATACCTTCATCACTTATTTCAACGTTTGCGGTAATGTACGCGTTTAATTTTACTCTTAATATGATGACACTGCTAGGTTTATCTTTAGTCGTAGGTATTCTTGTTGATGACTCAATAGTTGTTCTTGAAAATATTTATCATCACATTGAAAAAGGTGAAGATAAAAAAGTTGCAGCACTTAGGGGAAGAAACGAAATTGGATTTGCCGCACTTGCTATAACTCTAGTAGATGTAGTTGTATTTCTTCCTATTGCTTTAGTTGGTGGAATCATTGGAAATATTATGCGTCAATTTGCTCTTGTTGTTGTGTTTTCAACTTTAATGAGTTTATTTGTTTCCTTTACAATTACACCTATGCTTGCTTCAAGATTTGCGAAGCTTGAACGATTGACAAGTAAAACCTTACTTGGAAGATTTGCGTTAGGCTTTGAAAAGATTTACCATATTGTAGCTGATGATTATATTAAAATTTTGAAATGGGCATTGGTAAATAGAGGTAAGGTTGTAATTGCTACAGTTGTATTATTTATTGCATCATTTGCGCTTATTCCATTAGGATTTATCGGATCGGAATTTATATCAGTTGCAGATAGAGGTGAATTTGCGGTAACGGTTGAATTGCCGCTTGGAACAAAATTGGAGCAGACAAATATAGTTTCAAGGCAAATAGAAAATATGCTTAACAATATGCCAGAAGTAGAAAAAACTTTTGTAAACGTAGGAACGTCAAGCGAAGGTCTGATAGGATTTGCGTCAAATAATATTACAGAAATAAATGTTGCGCTTGTAGAGAAAAACAAACGAAAAAAATCTACAAATGAAATGATTGCTTACATTAAAGAAAAACTTGTATTAATTCCGGGAATTAAAGCCAGAGTTAATCCAATTGGTATTTTCGGCGTTGCAAATCAAACGCCAATTCAATTATTAGTAACAGGTCCAAATTATGATGATGTAATAATTGCTTCAAAAATTGTTGAAGAAAAAGTTAAAACAGTTCAAGGAACAGCCGACGTAAGGTTATCATCCGAAGAAGGAAAACCTGAATCGAGAATTATTATTGACAGAGATAAAATGAACTTTTTGGGATTAACACTTGCTGAAGTTGGTCAAACATTAAGAATTGCGTTAACCGGTGACGATGAATCAAAATTTAGAGATGGACCAAATGAGTATGATATAAGAATTCGGCTCGATGAATTTGACAGAGCCAAAACTTCCGATTTGGAAAATATAACTTTTGTAAACCGTAAAGGGCAGCAAATTGAACTAAACCAGTTTGCGACAGTTGAACGAAATCTTGGTCCAACAAAATTACAAAGACAAGATAGAAATGCTTCGGTAACGGTTTATTCACAAGTTGTTGGCAAACCCAGCGGAAGTGTTTCGGCTGATATAGAAAACGCGCTTAAAAATGTTAAATTACCAAAAAATGTTGTCATTTCATTTTCCGGAGATGTTAAAAATCAGAAGCAATCTTTTGCTGATTTAGGACTTGCGATGTTTGCGGCAATAATCTTCACATATTTAATTATGGTTGCTTTATATGATTCGTTTGTTTATCCCTTTGTCGTGTTATTTTCAATTCCGTTGGCTATGATTGGAGCTTTTCTAGCTTTAGCTTTAACGATGAAGTCTTTGAGTATTTTTTCAATTCTTGGCGTTATAATGTTGGTTGGCTTAGTTGGTAAAAACGCAATATTGCTTGTCGATAGAACTAACGCTGTTCGTGCTGAAGGACTTAACGTTTATGACGCACTTATTGATGCCGGCAAAATGCGTTTACGCCCAATTCTAATGACAACATTTACAATGATTTTCGGAATGCTTCCAATTGCTCTCTCCGCGTCTGCGGGAGGCGAATGGAAATCCGGATTGGCTTGGGCAATTGTAGGTGGGTTAACAAGTTCTTTGGTATTAACGCTTGTTTTTGTACCGATTGTTTATTCAAAAACTGAAGAACTTAGAGTTTCAATTCCACGTTTTTTCAAAAAATTTATTCCAAAGAAACAGAAAATGGCTGAAGCGTAA
- the mraZ gene encoding division/cell wall cluster transcriptional repressor MraZ, producing the protein MFLGSFKYSIDSKGRVSIPAKMRKFLDPKANDSFVMTRGTVQCIEIYPMNLWEDLVNEKLKNLNNFEPNDARFLRMFLQEAAEDKLDTQARLLIPKNLIDYAQIDKDVLILGAIKRIEIWNPKIYEEYLKSSELSFEEVAKKVMGA; encoded by the coding sequence ATGTTTTTAGGAAGTTTTAAATATTCAATTGACTCAAAAGGAAGGGTTAGCATCCCTGCAAAAATGAGAAAATTCCTTGATCCTAAAGCTAACGATTCGTTTGTAATGACTCGTGGAACAGTACAATGTATCGAAATCTATCCAATGAATCTTTGGGAAGATCTTGTTAATGAAAAGTTGAAAAATCTAAACAACTTTGAACCCAACGATGCGCGTTTCTTAAGAATGTTTTTACAAGAAGCAGCTGAAGATAAGTTAGATACTCAAGCAAGATTGCTAATTCCGAAAAATTTAATTGACTATGCTCAAATTGATAAAGACGTTCTTATACTTGGTGCCATAAAGAGAATTGAAATTTGGAATCCAAAAATCTACGAAGAATATTTGAAGTCCAGCGAGCTATCCTTTGAAGAAGTTGCCAAAAAAGTTATGGGTGCTTGA